One genomic segment of Microbacterium maritypicum includes these proteins:
- a CDS encoding glycerophosphodiester phosphodiesterase family protein has product MPRKSPLVIGHRGAPGYRPEHSRSSYELALAMGVDAVEPDVVATKDGVLIVRHENEISGTTDVAEHPEFADRKTTKRVDGQALTGWFSEDFTWAELSTLRIRERLPEVRTSSASFDGAQPILRLRDVLDIVRDGSAEHGREIGVVLEVKHATYFASIGLDLAPLIDRELREAGWAEGELPLVIECFESTVLGQLRERGISASYIYLIEASGRPYDLLTAEGSHALTYKATVKAQGLDGLVGRVDGISVSKKMLLDRGNTIVADAHARGLQVFTWTCRPENAFLAAEFRGQGGRGDYGDYEAEWGVIARQGIDGVFVDHPDLGVAFFRS; this is encoded by the coding sequence GTGCCCAGGAAATCACCCCTCGTCATCGGGCACCGCGGTGCGCCCGGCTACCGTCCGGAGCACAGTCGCTCCTCCTACGAGCTCGCGCTCGCCATGGGAGTCGATGCGGTCGAGCCCGACGTCGTGGCGACGAAGGACGGTGTGCTCATCGTGCGGCACGAGAACGAGATCTCGGGCACGACCGATGTGGCCGAGCATCCCGAGTTCGCCGACCGCAAGACGACCAAGCGCGTCGACGGGCAGGCGCTGACCGGATGGTTCAGCGAGGACTTCACCTGGGCCGAGCTGTCCACGCTGCGGATCCGCGAACGACTGCCGGAGGTGCGGACGTCGAGTGCGAGCTTCGACGGTGCCCAGCCGATCCTGCGCCTGCGGGACGTGCTCGACATCGTGCGTGACGGGTCGGCGGAGCACGGACGCGAGATCGGTGTGGTGCTCGAGGTCAAGCACGCCACGTACTTCGCGAGCATCGGCCTCGACCTGGCCCCGCTGATCGACCGCGAGCTGCGCGAGGCCGGATGGGCGGAGGGCGAGCTGCCGCTGGTGATCGAGTGCTTCGAGTCGACGGTGCTCGGTCAGCTGCGCGAGCGCGGGATCTCTGCGTCGTACATCTATCTGATCGAGGCGTCGGGGCGTCCGTACGACCTCCTGACGGCCGAGGGCTCGCACGCGCTCACGTACAAGGCGACGGTGAAGGCCCAGGGGCTCGACGGCCTCGTCGGGCGCGTCGACGGCATCAGCGTGAGCAAGAAGATGCTGCTCGACCGCGGCAACACGATCGTCGCCGACGCGCACGCACGAGGCCTCCAGGTGTTCACCTGGACGTGCCGCCCGGAGAACGCCTTCCTCGCGGCGGAGTTCCGCGGCCAGGGTGGACGCGGCGACTACGGCGACTACGAGGCGGAGTGGGGAGTCATCGCCCGCCAGGGCATCGACGGCGTGTTCGTCGATCATCCGGATCTGGGCGTCGCCTTCTTCCGCAGCTGA
- a CDS encoding YccF domain-containing protein produces MRTILNIIWIILAGWALFLGYVLAGILLCIPIITIPWAIASFRIAAYAIWPFGREVISKPTAGVGSFLGNVLWVILAGWWLAIGHIVSGILLCITIIGIPMGIADFKMVPVSLMPLGKEIVSTRRGAFDRTL; encoded by the coding sequence ATGCGCACGATCCTCAACATCATCTGGATCATCCTGGCCGGATGGGCCCTCTTCCTCGGGTACGTCCTGGCCGGCATCCTGCTGTGCATCCCGATCATCACGATCCCGTGGGCGATCGCCTCCTTCCGCATCGCCGCATACGCGATCTGGCCGTTCGGCCGCGAGGTCATCAGCAAGCCGACCGCGGGCGTCGGGTCGTTCCTCGGCAACGTGCTGTGGGTGATCCTCGCGGGGTGGTGGCTCGCGATCGGCCACATCGTCTCGGGCATCCTGCTGTGCATCACGATCATCGGCATCCCGATGGGCATCGCCGACTTCAAGATGGTGCCGGTCTCTCTCATGCCGCTCGGCAAGGAGATCGTCTCCACCCGCAGGGGCGCCTTCGACCGCACGCTCTGA
- a CDS encoding ABC transporter ATP-binding protein: MTGIVVQDVSRAFGTVQAVRGATLRAEPGRVTGLVGPNGAGKTTLLLMLASLLAPDTGTISIGGVDPSVDPLAARRLLGWMPDALGAWPSLTARETIVTTARLYGIDKPEAAVRAEQLLALVGLADLADSPAKVLSRGQKQKLGLARALVHDPKVLLLDEPASGLDPEARVQLRVLLRRFAAEGRTVLISSHILSELEEVVDDAVFLVAGAVVDAAPARSMVRAWRVRLAGATPERMNADAWQVASNLGIAPESLAQDRGAVLVGFEGEDAAAQALRHLVEAGLPVVEFAPAQSQLEHTFLNLQHATPHQAPTGTEAGA, from the coding sequence ATGACCGGAATCGTGGTGCAAGACGTCAGTAGAGCGTTCGGGACGGTGCAGGCGGTGAGGGGGGCCACTCTTCGGGCCGAGCCCGGCCGCGTGACCGGCCTCGTGGGGCCGAACGGAGCAGGCAAGACGACGCTGCTCCTGATGCTCGCCTCCCTCCTCGCCCCCGACACCGGGACGATCAGCATCGGGGGTGTCGATCCATCCGTCGATCCGCTGGCGGCGAGACGTCTTCTCGGGTGGATGCCGGACGCTCTCGGCGCCTGGCCGTCGCTCACGGCGCGGGAGACCATCGTCACGACCGCTCGCCTGTACGGCATCGACAAGCCCGAGGCCGCGGTCCGTGCCGAGCAGCTGCTGGCGCTCGTCGGGCTCGCCGACCTCGCCGATTCCCCCGCGAAGGTGCTGTCCCGCGGGCAGAAGCAGAAGCTCGGACTGGCCCGTGCCCTCGTGCACGACCCGAAGGTGCTGCTCCTCGACGAGCCGGCTTCCGGCCTCGACCCGGAGGCGCGTGTGCAGCTGCGCGTGCTGCTGCGCCGTTTCGCGGCGGAGGGTCGCACGGTGCTGATCTCGAGCCACATCCTCTCGGAGCTCGAGGAGGTCGTCGACGACGCGGTGTTCCTCGTCGCCGGTGCCGTCGTCGATGCCGCTCCCGCCCGGAGCATGGTGCGCGCCTGGCGGGTGCGCCTCGCCGGCGCGACCCCGGAGCGGATGAACGCCGATGCCTGGCAGGTGGCCTCGAACCTCGGCATCGCCCCCGAGTCGCTCGCCCAGGATCGCGGCGCGGTGCTCGTCGGGTTCGAGGGGGAGGACGCCGCGGCGCAGGCCCTGCGGCATCTCGTCGAAGCGGGACTCCCTGTCGTGGAGTTCGCACCGGCGCAGAGCCAGCTGGAGCACACGTTCCTGAACCTGCAGCACGCGACACCACACCAGGCACCCACCGGAACGGAGGCGGGCGCATGA
- a CDS encoding ABC transporter permease: MSLANIGIIARLELTQRLRSVGWYVLLGVFALVLVGVTGLSFAVYSWGDAIGAGVYSIVVNIVLLLVVLVSPTLSGNAINGDRDAATLAAVQVTAASTGDIMLGKLVAAVATGGAFLVVALPFLALSLLGGGANPVVLLVSLLVLAAEIIIVAAIGVGLSGLIARPLFSVATTYLVVAALVFGTLIAFGLGGMAVRSEATVYSRPYDANGNPDCDRWEVNSTQEVPRFDLVWWTLAANPFIVLADATPTEFSPEGYPVDMFGQIKYGLRSAQQSPLEQRWDPCDGDGQTPTAEEVIASSVPSWFVGLGVQVVIAGSLFAGAWARTRTPARRLPPGTRIA; encoded by the coding sequence ATGAGTCTCGCGAACATCGGCATCATCGCCCGACTCGAACTGACCCAGCGCCTGCGCAGCGTGGGCTGGTACGTGCTGCTGGGCGTCTTCGCCCTGGTGCTGGTCGGCGTCACGGGGCTCTCGTTCGCCGTGTACTCCTGGGGCGATGCCATCGGCGCCGGCGTGTACTCGATCGTCGTCAACATCGTGCTGCTGCTCGTCGTGCTGGTGTCGCCGACGCTCAGCGGCAATGCGATCAACGGGGATCGGGATGCGGCGACGCTCGCCGCGGTGCAGGTGACCGCCGCATCGACCGGTGACATCATGCTCGGCAAACTCGTCGCGGCGGTCGCCACCGGCGGAGCGTTCCTCGTCGTCGCGCTGCCTTTCCTCGCCCTGTCGCTGCTGGGAGGAGGAGCGAACCCGGTCGTGCTGCTCGTCTCGCTGCTCGTGCTCGCGGCGGAGATCATCATCGTGGCCGCGATCGGCGTGGGTCTGAGCGGACTCATCGCCCGTCCGCTGTTCTCGGTCGCGACGACCTATCTGGTCGTCGCCGCGCTCGTGTTCGGTACGCTCATCGCGTTCGGGCTCGGCGGCATGGCGGTGCGCAGCGAGGCGACCGTCTATTCGCGTCCGTACGACGCCAACGGCAACCCCGACTGTGATCGCTGGGAGGTCAACAGCACGCAGGAGGTGCCGCGGTTCGACCTGGTCTGGTGGACGCTCGCCGCGAACCCGTTCATCGTCCTCGCCGATGCGACCCCGACCGAGTTCTCGCCGGAGGGGTATCCGGTCGACATGTTCGGTCAGATCAAGTACGGCCTGCGCAGCGCCCAGCAGTCTCCGCTCGAGCAGCGCTGGGACCCGTGCGACGGGGATGGCCAGACACCTACGGCCGAAGAGGTGATCGCTTCGTCGGTGCCGAGCTGGTTCGTCGGCCTCGGCGTACAGGTCGTCATCGCGGGCTCGCTGTTCGCCGGCGCCTGGGCGCGCACTCGGACGCCGGCTCGACGTCTGCCTCCGGGAACCCGCATCGCCTGA
- a CDS encoding lamin tail domain-containing protein produces the protein MPRLHSAAAVAAVCALSAAALLATPAAAIGADPGIPSETVSAAPSLVLSEIVYDDAATGLADQVEIYNAGAETVDLTGWTIADEKRDSFGTAPQGTSLAPGEFLVLVKDVDFAFGLGKGDEVVLFDPSGTEVDSYAYENTAPLSVWARCPDGTGAWAPATAATPGTPNDCSVAPVAGSIVINEVDSQPADWVEFHNPGTEALDISGYEIRDNSDDHRWQFLDGTQIGAGQFLVVEEGTVGLSGGVEAAFREPIGIGSADRIRLYDASGAMIDDTLPWQGHAAIDGDFAAATLARCPDGVGGFVLARPTPGATNSCVMPDVVINEIESNGDATDWVEVVNTGTTSVDLSGWTVMDNDPAGHAAETTPLPAGTIVQPGGYFVFDQPGNFVFGLGNGDTVTVRDANGNTVDEHTYAAHAAGVLARCADGTGDLIDIAVSTKGLRNACGNPVRINEVESDGGSPDDWVELVNPTGTALDVSGIVVKDDDDTHAYAIPAGTSIGAGEYLVIERAQLGFGLGAGDAVRVFDGDLLVDEASWGDGHAATTWGRCPDTTGAFAGTAESTKSAANVCAGEIAVATWPGSADVRVVDSIPTFLEDSSGLDVQETADGAFLWAVDNGEGRIWKLEAHADGSIEKVDGWDAGKRVRFQKDAANPAAAGPDTEGITVDGDGFVYVASERDNSAKGVNQNVVLKVDPDASNGDLVAQQEWDLTSLLPAVGANLGMEAVQWVPDSALAGKLFDDSKSAAYDPKSYAGHGGGLFFVAVEDNGHVYAFALGSDGSATLVSEIAPGLTGVMALDYDSVRKTLWAVCDDGCQGRSAEITLNGTAQPGTAHYARPAGMPDINNEGFATAPASLSVDGQRPVWWFADGFASEALRTGTLPGASGENPGGETPPLPGTGLVDDNRNGLTVDPSIATPGQKVTVTVGVKSAGAQVSVWMYSDPSRIASGTLTSAGTIAVTIPADAPLGAHRIAVFDASGGILGWADIRIAAGTGTGAGTGTGAGGLATTGSELPVAAVALALMLLTAGAVAVRRRKREA, from the coding sequence ATGCCCCGCCTGCACAGTGCAGCGGCGGTCGCGGCGGTGTGCGCCTTGAGCGCCGCCGCCCTGCTCGCCACTCCCGCCGCCGCGATCGGTGCCGATCCCGGCATCCCCTCCGAGACGGTCTCGGCCGCTCCGAGTCTCGTGCTGAGTGAGATCGTCTACGACGACGCGGCGACCGGTCTCGCCGACCAGGTCGAGATCTACAACGCCGGAGCGGAGACGGTCGACCTCACCGGATGGACCATCGCCGATGAGAAGCGCGACAGCTTCGGCACGGCTCCGCAGGGTACCTCGCTGGCTCCGGGGGAGTTCCTGGTGCTCGTGAAGGATGTCGACTTCGCCTTCGGGCTCGGCAAGGGCGACGAGGTCGTGCTCTTCGACCCGAGCGGCACCGAGGTCGACTCCTACGCCTACGAGAACACCGCACCGTTGTCGGTGTGGGCGCGCTGCCCCGACGGCACGGGGGCCTGGGCACCGGCGACGGCGGCCACGCCCGGCACCCCCAACGACTGCTCGGTCGCACCGGTCGCCGGCTCCATCGTCATCAACGAGGTCGACTCGCAGCCCGCCGACTGGGTGGAGTTCCACAACCCCGGCACCGAGGCGCTCGACATCTCGGGCTACGAGATCCGCGACAACTCCGATGACCACCGCTGGCAGTTCCTCGACGGCACGCAGATCGGAGCGGGACAGTTCCTCGTCGTCGAGGAGGGGACGGTGGGTCTCTCCGGCGGTGTCGAAGCCGCGTTCCGTGAGCCGATCGGCATCGGCAGCGCCGACCGCATCCGCCTCTACGATGCCTCCGGCGCGATGATCGACGACACTCTGCCGTGGCAGGGGCACGCCGCGATCGACGGAGACTTCGCCGCAGCCACACTCGCACGATGCCCGGACGGCGTCGGCGGCTTCGTGCTCGCCCGACCGACTCCGGGTGCGACGAATTCGTGTGTCATGCCCGACGTCGTCATCAACGAGATCGAGTCGAACGGCGATGCCACCGACTGGGTCGAGGTCGTGAACACCGGCACCACGTCAGTCGACCTGTCCGGCTGGACAGTGATGGACAACGACCCCGCAGGCCATGCAGCCGAGACCACACCGCTGCCGGCGGGCACGATCGTGCAGCCGGGCGGCTACTTCGTCTTCGACCAGCCGGGGAACTTCGTCTTCGGACTCGGCAACGGCGACACCGTCACCGTCCGTGACGCGAACGGCAACACGGTCGACGAGCACACGTACGCCGCGCACGCCGCCGGCGTCCTCGCCCGTTGTGCGGACGGCACGGGCGATCTCATCGACATCGCGGTCTCGACCAAGGGACTGCGCAACGCCTGCGGCAACCCCGTGCGCATCAACGAGGTCGAATCCGACGGCGGCTCGCCCGACGACTGGGTGGAGCTGGTCAACCCGACCGGCACCGCGCTCGATGTGTCGGGCATCGTGGTGAAGGACGACGACGACACCCACGCCTACGCGATCCCGGCCGGCACCAGCATCGGCGCGGGGGAGTACCTCGTGATCGAGCGGGCCCAGCTCGGCTTCGGCCTCGGCGCCGGCGATGCGGTGCGGGTGTTCGACGGCGACCTGCTCGTCGACGAGGCCTCCTGGGGCGACGGCCACGCGGCGACCACCTGGGGCCGCTGCCCCGACACCACGGGTGCCTTCGCCGGCACGGCCGAATCCACGAAGAGCGCGGCCAACGTCTGCGCGGGAGAGATCGCGGTGGCGACGTGGCCCGGCTCTGCCGACGTGCGCGTGGTCGACAGCATCCCGACGTTCCTCGAAGACAGCTCAGGACTCGACGTGCAGGAGACCGCCGATGGCGCCTTCCTCTGGGCGGTCGACAACGGCGAGGGCCGGATCTGGAAGCTCGAGGCGCATGCCGACGGCTCGATCGAGAAGGTCGACGGATGGGATGCGGGCAAGCGCGTGCGCTTCCAGAAGGATGCCGCGAACCCGGCGGCCGCGGGCCCCGACACCGAGGGCATCACGGTCGACGGCGACGGCTTCGTGTACGTGGCTTCCGAACGGGACAACAGCGCCAAGGGTGTGAATCAGAACGTGGTGCTCAAGGTCGATCCCGACGCCTCGAACGGCGACCTCGTCGCTCAGCAGGAATGGGACCTGACCTCTCTGCTGCCGGCCGTGGGTGCGAACCTCGGCATGGAGGCCGTGCAGTGGGTGCCGGACTCGGCGCTGGCCGGGAAGCTCTTCGACGACAGCAAGAGCGCGGCGTACGACCCGAAGAGCTACGCCGGTCACGGCGGTGGGCTGTTCTTCGTCGCGGTCGAGGACAACGGCCACGTCTACGCCTTCGCCCTCGGGTCCGACGGTTCGGCGACGCTGGTCTCGGAGATCGCCCCCGGTCTCACCGGAGTGATGGCGCTCGACTACGACAGCGTGCGCAAGACGCTGTGGGCCGTGTGCGACGACGGCTGCCAGGGCCGCTCGGCGGAGATCACGCTGAACGGCACCGCGCAGCCGGGCACCGCCCACTACGCCCGCCCCGCCGGCATGCCCGACATCAACAACGAGGGCTTCGCGACCGCGCCGGCCTCGCTGTCGGTCGACGGGCAGCGTCCGGTGTGGTGGTTCGCCGACGGCTTCGCGTCCGAAGCGCTGCGCACCGGGACGCTCCCCGGAGCCAGCGGTGAGAACCCGGGCGGCGAGACCCCGCCGCTTCCGGGCACCGGCCTCGTCGACGACAACCGCAACGGTCTGACGGTGGACCCCTCGATCGCGACCCCAGGGCAGAAGGTCACCGTCACCGTCGGTGTGAAGAGTGCGGGCGCGCAGGTGTCGGTGTGGATGTACTCCGACCCGTCGCGGATCGCGTCGGGGACGCTCACCTCCGCGGGCACGATCGCGGTGACGATCCCCGCCGACGCACCACTCGGCGCGCACCGGATCGCCGTGTTCGACGCGAGCGGTGGGATCCTCGGCTGGGCGGACATCCGCATCGCCGCAGGGACGGGCACCGGTGCCGGGACCGGCACAGGTGCAGGTGGACTCGCGACCACCGGCTCCGAGCTCCCCGTGGCCGCCGTCGCCCTGGCACTGATGCTCCTCACCGCCGGTGCGGTGGCCGTCCGCCGTCGGAAACGCGAAGCCTGA
- a CDS encoding ATP-dependent helicase codes for MTEAPLIVPSTTGPRSSGAPGQDDLLAGLNPQQLEAVTYRGPALLIVAGAGSGKTSVLTRRIASLLRGREAWPSQILAITFTNKAAGEMRERVEGLIGDAARGMWISTFHSACVRILRREAEQFGYTKSFTIYDSGDSRALLKRLVKEHEADAYGLTPASVQSRISKLKNELSDAESYARQANMSDPAERVFVEVFADYQRQLQKANAFDFDDLIGQTVYLFRAFPQVADTYRRRFRHILVDEYQDTNHAQYSLIHELTRPLSGAAGSAPDPYASNGMMIFEPDPAPTADAGEPGASLTVVGDSDQSIYAFRGADIRNISEFERDFPGARVVLLEQNYRSTQNILSAANAVIGNNFDRKDKKLWSDKGDGDPIIGFTGYSQHDEAQFVADEVEALHRAGMPYSEMAVFYRTNSQSRALEEIFIRSAVPYKIMGGTKFYDRAEIKDALAYLVAVANPADEMSVRRILNKPRRGIGDVTETAIARFAEENGISFRDALSMPGQLGVGPKIQAAIGQLDAVLAEAAAILTPASGELPPPTAVADGLSLLLGKSGYLDALRASRDPQDEARVENLDEFVAVARDFARNNPEGTIVDFLTEVALVSDADDLDDESGSVSLMTMHTAKGLEYDAVFVTGVEEDLIPHRISAGEPGGPQEERRLFYVGITRARKRLHLSLAMTRAQFGEVTVAMPSRFLQEIPAGLIDWRQSPGDVNSRGGMQSRALNARRQGGFGGSGSGDRFAVKSLPGRDSLKPLSTAMDKFPNRVTAKMRDNGDLELTAGDRIRHVDFGEGRVDAVTGEGAKRIAHVRFDSAGQKKLLIKVAPIEKI; via the coding sequence ATGACCGAAGCTCCTCTCATCGTCCCCTCCACCACCGGTCCTCGCTCGTCGGGAGCCCCTGGACAGGACGATCTCCTCGCCGGCCTCAACCCGCAGCAGCTCGAGGCCGTCACCTATCGCGGTCCCGCGCTGCTCATCGTCGCGGGGGCCGGATCGGGCAAGACCAGCGTGCTCACCCGCCGCATCGCCTCGCTGCTGCGCGGGCGGGAGGCATGGCCGAGTCAGATCCTCGCGATCACCTTCACCAACAAAGCCGCCGGAGAGATGCGCGAGCGTGTCGAGGGACTGATCGGCGACGCGGCGCGTGGCATGTGGATCTCCACGTTCCACTCCGCGTGCGTGCGCATCCTGCGCCGTGAGGCCGAGCAGTTCGGCTACACCAAGTCGTTCACGATCTACGACTCCGGCGACTCGCGGGCGCTCCTCAAGCGCCTGGTCAAGGAGCACGAGGCCGACGCCTACGGGCTCACGCCCGCGTCGGTGCAGTCGCGCATCTCCAAGCTCAAGAACGAGCTGTCCGACGCCGAGTCGTACGCGCGCCAGGCCAACATGAGCGATCCGGCCGAACGGGTCTTCGTCGAGGTCTTCGCCGACTACCAGCGGCAGCTGCAGAAGGCCAACGCCTTCGACTTCGACGATCTGATCGGGCAGACCGTTTACCTGTTCCGGGCGTTCCCGCAGGTCGCCGACACCTACCGCCGCCGTTTCCGCCACATCCTGGTCGACGAGTACCAGGACACCAACCACGCCCAGTACTCGCTGATCCACGAGCTCACGCGCCCCTTGTCGGGGGCTGCGGGTTCCGCCCCCGATCCATATGCCTCCAACGGCATGATGATCTTCGAGCCCGATCCGGCGCCAACGGCGGATGCCGGTGAGCCCGGCGCCTCGCTCACCGTGGTCGGCGACTCCGACCAGTCGATCTACGCGTTCCGCGGGGCGGACATCCGCAACATCAGCGAGTTCGAACGCGACTTCCCGGGTGCTCGAGTGGTGCTTCTCGAGCAGAACTACCGGTCGACGCAGAACATCCTGTCGGCGGCGAACGCGGTGATCGGCAACAACTTCGATCGCAAGGACAAGAAGCTCTGGAGCGACAAGGGCGACGGCGATCCCATCATCGGCTTCACGGGCTACTCGCAGCACGACGAGGCGCAGTTCGTGGCCGATGAGGTCGAGGCGCTGCACCGGGCCGGTATGCCCTACTCCGAGATGGCGGTGTTCTACCGCACGAACTCGCAGTCCCGTGCGCTGGAGGAGATCTTCATCCGCTCCGCGGTGCCGTACAAGATCATGGGCGGCACGAAGTTCTACGACCGTGCCGAGATCAAGGATGCGCTCGCGTATCTCGTCGCGGTCGCGAACCCCGCCGACGAGATGTCGGTGCGGCGCATCCTGAACAAGCCACGGCGCGGCATCGGAGACGTGACCGAGACGGCCATCGCCCGGTTCGCCGAGGAGAACGGCATCAGCTTCCGCGATGCGCTGTCGATGCCGGGCCAGCTCGGCGTCGGGCCGAAGATCCAGGCGGCGATCGGTCAGCTCGACGCGGTGCTCGCCGAAGCCGCCGCCATCCTGACACCCGCCAGCGGCGAGCTGCCGCCACCCACCGCGGTAGCCGACGGCCTGAGTCTGCTTCTGGGCAAGAGCGGCTATCTCGACGCACTGCGTGCGAGCCGCGATCCGCAGGACGAGGCGCGCGTGGAGAACCTCGACGAGTTCGTCGCCGTCGCCCGCGACTTCGCGCGCAACAACCCCGAGGGCACGATCGTCGACTTCCTCACCGAGGTCGCTCTGGTCTCCGATGCCGATGACCTCGACGACGAGTCGGGCTCGGTCTCGCTCATGACCATGCATACGGCCAAGGGTCTGGAGTACGACGCCGTGTTCGTCACCGGCGTCGAGGAAGACCTCATCCCGCACCGCATCTCGGCCGGCGAGCCCGGGGGACCGCAAGAGGAACGTCGACTCTTCTATGTGGGCATCACGCGTGCCCGCAAGCGTCTGCACCTCTCCCTCGCGATGACGAGGGCGCAGTTCGGCGAGGTCACTGTCGCGATGCCCAGCCGCTTCCTGCAGGAGATCCCGGCGGGCCTGATCGACTGGCGACAGTCGCCGGGCGATGTGAACTCGCGCGGCGGCATGCAGTCGCGCGCACTGAACGCACGTCGCCAGGGCGGCTTCGGCGGTTCGGGCTCAGGCGACCGGTTCGCGGTGAAGTCGCTGCCGGGGCGCGACTCCCTGAAGCCGCTGTCGACGGCGATGGACAAGTTCCCCAACCGGGTCACGGCCAAGATGCGCGACAACGGCGACCTCGAACTCACCGCCGGCGATCGCATCCGTCACGTCGACTTCGGTGAGGGGCGAGTGGACGCGGTTACGGGTGAGGGTGCGAAGCGCATCGCCCACGTGCGATTCGACTCGGCAGGACAGAAGAAGCTCCTCATCAAGGTCGCACCGATCGAGAAGATCTAG
- a CDS encoding SseB family protein translates to MALFSRRKKSGDDAVAPTAEAVETDAAHDDTRPTDAPTVEAEQPVAAPSIGISVQAFRGVGAEAGPEVALPSADGAPTTAAQPVAAPAAPRTTPPPTAQPQAPEERRLPLASAMPPEQTETVAGMKDNVLLREALTEIEAGATNDQLLGVMRQALQGHLYIRVNGDARAQISEGKPLSVAVVRDAEDRQYMLAFSSAGAVRDSVQLEADPSGTSAVAQPVTSVLQQVVSGDFAGLIVDNASAPHRVVFPTELLQKTLEQADVDMTVKSILAAPREQDSVVKVGEALATKRMWVAVNDGSGGGPVGIAEAQTTDGRRFLQLFSHPLEVIALGRGDRPLPFAPEQLAKVLTSHTDIAGVIVDSAGPSIVVERDALTPVLVLAVDLGD, encoded by the coding sequence ATGGCCCTCTTCTCCCGCCGCAAGAAGTCCGGTGACGATGCCGTCGCCCCCACCGCCGAGGCCGTCGAGACCGACGCCGCGCACGACGATACGCGCCCGACCGACGCGCCCACCGTCGAGGCGGAGCAGCCCGTCGCGGCACCGTCGATCGGCATCTCGGTGCAGGCTTTCCGGGGCGTCGGCGCGGAAGCGGGGCCCGAGGTGGCGCTGCCGAGCGCCGACGGTGCGCCGACCACCGCCGCGCAGCCGGTTGCGGCGCCCGCCGCACCGCGGACCACGCCGCCTCCGACCGCTCAGCCGCAGGCGCCAGAGGAGCGGCGTCTGCCTCTCGCCTCCGCGATGCCGCCCGAGCAGACCGAGACCGTCGCCGGCATGAAGGACAACGTGCTGCTGCGCGAAGCCCTCACCGAGATCGAGGCGGGCGCGACCAACGACCAGCTTCTCGGCGTGATGCGTCAGGCGCTCCAGGGTCACCTGTACATCCGTGTGAACGGCGATGCGCGCGCACAGATCAGCGAGGGCAAGCCGCTCTCCGTCGCCGTCGTGCGCGACGCCGAAGACCGTCAGTACATGCTGGCGTTCAGCTCGGCCGGCGCGGTGCGCGATTCCGTGCAGCTCGAGGCGGACCCGTCGGGGACGTCGGCCGTCGCCCAGCCGGTCACCTCGGTGCTGCAGCAGGTCGTGTCCGGCGACTTCGCCGGACTCATCGTCGACAACGCTTCGGCGCCGCACCGTGTGGTGTTCCCGACCGAGCTTCTGCAGAAGACCCTCGAGCAGGCCGATGTCGACATGACCGTGAAGAGCATCCTCGCCGCCCCGCGCGAGCAGGATTCCGTCGTCAAGGTCGGCGAAGCCCTCGCCACGAAGCGGATGTGGGTGGCGGTCAACGACGGCTCCGGCGGTGGCCCCGTCGGTATCGCCGAGGCGCAGACCACCGACGGCCGCCGATTCCTGCAGCTGTTCTCGCACCCGCTCGAGGTCATCGCGCTGGGACGCGGCGACCGTCCGCTCCCGTTCGCGCCCGAGCAGCTGGCGAAGGTGCTCACCAGCCACACCGACATCGCCGGCGTGATCGTCGACTCGGCCGGCCCCTCGATCGTCGTCGAGCGGGATGCACTCACGCCGGTTCTCGTACTGGCGGTCGACCTCGGCGACTGA